From Chloroflexota bacterium, one genomic window encodes:
- the xylB gene encoding xylulokinase, whose product MQYLLGIDLGTSTCKATLLSSDGQALSAECDPYSLHTPQDQWAEQNPDDWWGAVRQAVRRAIELAGCGERDVAAIGLSGQMHGLVLLDDDYRLLRPAILWCDHRSSQQCHHTLRQLPTIESITKNSLIPAFTLPKLLWVRDNEPSVYSRIRWVLLPKDYIRFRMTGELFSEPSDASGTAMFDVTNLTWSPEILKLLRIPLDWLPPCVSSTEITGLLMSAAGEDLGLVPGIPVVGGAGDQAAQAVAMGATVPAILGITIGTSGVIMMTQTSPVVGSFCHAISHRWLQLNSVYAAGLCLSWYRESFLPEVSYDDLVSLAIDAPPGSSGLIFLPFLLGGRESIGSSVPAGYTGLSVRHDRSHLVRALLEGVAFEFRRMLNAWIKQGMMVEEVRMSGGGSKSDLWRSIMANILNLPIERIDREASFGAALLAGVGVGWWKSVQDGYEANPSFGEREEPVLSLAEQYEGSYRRYVDFYELLAGGLGQLHGDPRHGR is encoded by the coding sequence ATGCAGTACTTGCTAGGCATTGATCTCGGCACATCAACCTGCAAGGCGACACTACTCTCATCCGACGGACAGGCCTTGTCGGCTGAATGTGACCCCTATTCTTTACATACTCCTCAGGATCAATGGGCCGAGCAAAACCCTGACGACTGGTGGGGCGCGGTCAGGCAAGCAGTAAGGCGGGCAATCGAATTGGCAGGCTGTGGAGAGCGAGATGTGGCAGCCATTGGGTTATCCGGACAGATGCATGGGCTGGTTTTGTTAGACGACGACTACCGACTCCTCAGGCCAGCTATACTTTGGTGCGACCATCGCTCGTCTCAGCAATGCCATCATACTCTTCGTCAATTACCTACAATCGAATCAATCACTAAGAACAGTCTAATACCCGCCTTTACCCTTCCAAAGTTGCTCTGGGTCCGAGACAATGAGCCATCGGTCTACAGCAGAATCCGCTGGGTACTTCTCCCTAAAGACTACATCAGGTTCCGCATGACGGGCGAACTTTTCTCAGAACCGTCTGATGCTTCCGGGACAGCTATGTTTGACGTTACAAACCTCACCTGGTCTCCAGAGATCTTGAAGCTGCTACGCATACCTCTGGACTGGCTGCCGCCATGTGTCTCCTCAACGGAGATAACTGGATTGCTGATGAGCGCTGCAGGCGAAGATTTAGGTTTAGTACCGGGAATCCCTGTAGTTGGCGGGGCTGGGGACCAAGCTGCACAAGCGGTCGCTATGGGCGCAACAGTACCTGCGATTCTTGGTATCACAATCGGAACATCCGGTGTCATTATGATGACTCAAACTTCACCAGTGGTTGGCTCGTTCTGCCATGCCATAAGTCACCGGTGGCTTCAGCTAAACTCAGTGTACGCAGCTGGCCTCTGTCTTAGCTGGTATCGCGAGAGCTTTCTGCCCGAGGTCTCATACGATGATTTGGTTTCTCTCGCAATAGACGCCCCGCCGGGAAGTTCTGGTCTTATTTTTCTCCCTTTCCTTCTCGGAGGGCGGGAATCGATCGGCTCTTCGGTGCCCGCGGGTTACACTGGCCTAAGTGTTCGACACGATCGCAGTCACCTTGTTAGGGCTCTACTGGAGGGGGTGGCATTTGAGTTTCGGCGTATGCTCAATGCATGGATCAAACAGGGGATGATGGTTGAAGAAGTGCGCATGTCGGGAGGAGGCTCTAAGAGTGACCTCTGGCGGAGCATCATGGCCAATATTCTGAATCTGCCAATAGAAAGAATAGATAGAGAGGCATCTTTTGGTGCGGCGTTGCTTGCAGGGGTCGGTGTCGGCTGGTGGAAGTCCGTACAAGATGGCTATGAAGCAAATCCCTCATTTGGTGAGCGAGAGGAGCCAGTGTTGTCTTTGGCAGAGCAGTATGAGGGAAGTTACCGCCGTTACGTCGACTTTTACGAGTTGCTAGCGGGGGGACTTGGACAACTGCACGGAGATCCGAGACATGGCAGGTAG
- a CDS encoding GntR family transcriptional regulator → MAGRNLNFVLDARSPSLIYRQIMNAVRERIEANEFQVGDRLPSERELSEQLSVSKMTVRQAMRELSRAGYCYKVRGKGLFVSKRKVVVNTQSFDGFTATIRHAGLRPETRTISKALNEPPEWVREGLELNPGEKVVEVVRLRLINSEPAILETEWFPEKLCRGLLEEDLSQSLYGILESKFGIFIAQASDFLFAHVPVEFERKILAMHSSIPVIVRNRIAFLADSTPVEAVRSVYNPNQYEFRMSLIREPF, encoded by the coding sequence ATGGCAGGTAGAAACTTGAATTTCGTTCTGGATGCGAGGTCCCCCTCGCTGATCTATCGTCAAATCATGAATGCTGTCAGGGAGCGGATAGAAGCCAACGAGTTCCAGGTAGGCGACAGATTACCATCCGAGCGAGAATTGAGCGAACAGCTGAGCGTTAGTAAAATGACCGTTCGCCAAGCAATGAGGGAGCTGTCTCGCGCGGGCTACTGCTATAAAGTGCGAGGGAAGGGGCTCTTTGTCAGCAAGAGAAAAGTAGTAGTTAACACCCAAAGTTTCGATGGCTTTACCGCAACCATACGGCACGCCGGGCTAAGGCCTGAAACCAGGACTATTTCCAAGGCACTCAACGAACCACCCGAGTGGGTCCGTGAGGGTTTGGAGCTGAACCCGGGGGAGAAGGTTGTTGAAGTGGTTCGTCTACGGCTTATCAATTCGGAACCAGCTATTTTGGAAACCGAGTGGTTTCCAGAGAAGCTGTGTAGAGGGCTACTTGAGGAAGATCTTTCCCAATCCCTCTATGGTATTCTTGAGAGCAAGTTTGGGATCTTTATAGCTCAGGCTAGCGATTTCCTCTTTGCGCATGTCCCCGTAGAATTTGAGAGAAAGATTCTCGCAATGCACTCTAGTATACCAGTTATAGTTCGAAACAGGATTGCCTTCTTGGCCGACAGCACTCCTGTGGAGGCAGTTCGGTCAGTGTACAACCCGAATCAATACGAATTTCGCATGAGCCTCATCCGCGAGCCATTTTGA